A part of bacterium genomic DNA contains:
- a CDS encoding inorganic phosphate transporter, whose translation MLETFLLLGVVIALASVYNFINGVNDCANAIATTVSTRALKPYQAVLMAAVFNTLGAFLTTAVARTIGKGIVDPADINLWILIFALVGAIVWSGACSYLGIPISVTHAMVGGLMGAAAAAFGVGTWQWAGIQKIVIAMVLSPIAGFAIGYIFMVAVLWLSRRAVPGKAHKFFRVSQIFSAAAMAFSHGANDTQNAMGVITAGLVIAGLQTDFHVPVWVILSSALFMGLGTQIGGWRIIRTMGSRMVRLQPSHGFSAETSSALVIFVNSWLGAPISTTQVIATAIMGVGATENINAVRWALARRIVITWFLTLPGAAAISAVCYYIIHYAFGIA comes from the coding sequence ATGCTCGAAACGTTCCTGCTTCTCGGTGTCGTAATAGCCCTAGCCTCGGTTTATAACTTCATCAACGGCGTCAACGACTGCGCCAACGCCATCGCTACCACCGTCTCGACGCGCGCGCTCAAGCCCTATCAGGCGGTCTTGATGGCCGCCGTTTTCAACACCCTGGGCGCGTTCCTCACCACCGCCGTCGCCAGGACCATCGGCAAGGGCATCGTCGACCCGGCCGACATAAATTTATGGATCCTCATCTTCGCTCTCGTCGGCGCCATCGTGTGGTCCGGCGCCTGCTCGTACCTCGGCATCCCCATAAGCGTAACGCACGCTATGGTCGGCGGCCTGATGGGCGCCGCCGCGGCGGCCTTCGGCGTCGGTACCTGGCAATGGGCCGGCATCCAAAAAATCGTCATCGCGATGGTGCTCTCGCCCATCGCCGGCTTCGCCATCGGATACATCTTTATGGTGGCGGTGCTGTGGTTGTCGCGGCGGGCGGTGCCCGGCAAGGCCCATAAGTTTTTCCGCGTCTCGCAGATATTCTCCGCCGCGGCCATGGCGTTCAGCCACGGCGCCAACGACACCCAGAACGCCATGGGCGTGATTACCGCCGGCCTGGTCATCGCGGGCCTCCAGACCGACTTCCACGTACCGGTTTGGGTTATACTCAGCTCCGCCCTCTTCATGGGGCTCGGCACCCAGATAGGGGGGTGGCGCATAATACGTACTATGGGCTCGCGCATGGTCCGCCTCCAGCCTTCGCACGGCTTCAGCGCCGAGACCTCCTCGGCCCTGGTAATCTTCGTCAACTCCTGGCTGGGGGCGCCCATCAGCACGACGCAGGTCATCGCCACCGCCATTATGGGCGTGGGCGCCACCGAAAACATCAACGCCGTCCGCTGGGCGTTGGCGCGGCGCATCGTTATCACCTGGTTCCTGACCCTCCCCGGTGCCGCCGCCATCAGCGCCGTTTGTTACTACATCATACATTACGCGTTCGGCATAGCGTAA
- a CDS encoding DUF47 family protein, with translation MRFKFPKLIPREERFFDMFTELASLAVEAATELTKLVNDIENAPRSARRLKDIEHRADDITHGIIDNLNRSFVTPIERGDIHALACALDEVIDYIEVAGHKMSLYELDGVRHEVVVIAELILAGAKNVEKAVRSLRHFPDVKPHLLEINRLEEEADHICRNALANLLNGEKDPITIIKWKEIIEVLEGTTDRCEDVANIVDGVIVKNA, from the coding sequence ATGCGTTTTAAATTCCCGAAACTCATCCCGCGCGAGGAGCGGTTCTTCGACATGTTCACCGAGCTAGCCAGCCTGGCGGTCGAGGCCGCGACCGAGTTGACGAAGCTCGTCAACGACATCGAAAACGCGCCCCGCTCCGCGCGCAGATTAAAAGACATCGAGCACCGCGCCGACGACATCACCCACGGGATAATCGACAACCTAAACCGCTCGTTCGTAACGCCCATCGAGAGGGGCGACATCCACGCGCTGGCGTGCGCCCTCGACGAAGTAATCGACTACATCGAAGTCGCGGGCCACAAGATGAGCCTTTACGAGCTGGACGGCGTGCGACACGAAGTCGTCGTGATCGCCGAGCTCATCCTGGCCGGCGCCAAGAACGTAGAGAAGGCCGTGCGCAGCCTTCGGCATTTCCCGGACGTGAAACCCCACCTGCTGGAGATAAACCGCCTGGAGGAGGAGGCGGACCACATCTGCCGTAATGCCCTCGCCAACCTCCTGAACGGCGAAAAGGACCCCATCACCATAATCAAGTGGAAAGAGATAATAGAGGTCCTCGAGGGCACCACCGACCGCTGCGAAGACGTCGCCAACATCGTCGACGGCGTAATAGTAAAGAACGCCTAA
- the def gene encoding peptide deformylase translates to MTAWYPIPVVKDDDIKYCLRYLDDAVLREKSERVESLGTTEGELIKAMADVMVKHRGVGLAAPQVGVLKQIVVVHPSLLPEGADTLFINPEIVRTSDEEEVEEEGCLSLLSFASPLARPARAVVKYVDAKGRERELEAEGLGARVLVHEVDHLNGVLFIDHLSRLKRKQVRDHFRKLYRELGLGNR, encoded by the coding sequence ATGACGGCGTGGTATCCTATCCCGGTCGTGAAGGACGACGATATTAAGTACTGCCTCCGCTACCTCGACGACGCCGTACTCCGCGAGAAATCCGAACGGGTCGAGTCTCTGGGGACGACCGAAGGCGAACTGATAAAGGCCATGGCGGACGTCATGGTCAAGCACCGCGGCGTGGGGCTGGCGGCGCCGCAAGTGGGGGTCCTGAAGCAGATAGTAGTCGTGCACCCCTCCCTCCTCCCCGAGGGGGCCGACACGTTGTTCATCAACCCGGAAATCGTCCGGACGTCGGACGAAGAAGAAGTCGAGGAAGAGGGTTGCCTCAGCTTGTTGTCCTTCGCGTCGCCGCTGGCGCGGCCGGCGCGCGCAGTGGTGAAATACGTCGACGCTAAAGGGCGCGAGCGGGAGCTCGAGGCGGAAGGGCTCGGCGCCCGGGTACTGGTCCACGAGGTCGACCACCTGAACGGCGTACTCTTCATCGACCACCTATCCCGCCTGAAGAGAAAACAAGTACGCGACCATTTCCGTAAGCTCTACCGCGAACTCGGCTTAGGAAACCGTTAA
- a CDS encoding exonuclease domain-containing protein — translation MAPTPFDVPLAEATFVVFDLETTGLDVTKGARVVEVGALKLCRGDVVDHFLTLVDPEVPVPAGATAVHGLTDADLAGQPKLAEVFPRFVAFAADAALVAHNLPFDMSFVVAAAAELGLPKLRNASVDLLGLARNCYPGLAGYKLETLAQTFNVTNPAPHRALGDAAVESQLLLAFSAAARERFGAETVSDLALVSRGIPTEEGLDAGTVVELEWAAAAGEAVAIIYRGGKGESSRSITPYAIKTRGGRCCVAAYCHASGAKREFRLERLRLAADED, via the coding sequence ATGGCACCCACCCCCTTCGACGTTCCGCTGGCCGAGGCGACCTTCGTCGTCTTCGACCTCGAGACGACGGGCCTGGACGTAACGAAAGGCGCGCGCGTCGTCGAGGTGGGCGCGCTCAAGCTCTGCCGCGGCGACGTCGTCGACCACTTCCTGACGCTGGTGGACCCGGAGGTCCCGGTCCCGGCCGGCGCCACCGCGGTCCACGGCCTGACCGACGCCGACCTCGCCGGCCAACCCAAGCTGGCGGAGGTCTTCCCGCGCTTCGTCGCCTTCGCGGCCGACGCGGCGCTCGTGGCCCACAACCTCCCTTTCGACATGTCGTTCGTCGTCGCGGCCGCGGCGGAGCTCGGCCTACCGAAGCTACGCAACGCCTCGGTCGACCTTTTGGGCCTGGCGCGGAACTGCTACCCGGGCCTCGCCGGCTACAAACTCGAGACGCTGGCCCAAACGTTTAACGTTACCAACCCGGCGCCCCACCGGGCGCTGGGGGACGCCGCCGTCGAGAGCCAGCTCCTGCTGGCGTTTTCGGCCGCGGCTCGCGAACGCTTCGGCGCCGAAACGGTGAGCGACCTGGCGCTGGTGTCGCGGGGCATACCGACGGAAGAAGGCCTCGACGCCGGGACGGTCGTCGAGCTGGAATGGGCCGCGGCGGCCGGAGAGGCCGTGGCGATAATATACCGCGGCGGCAAGGGCGAGAGCTCGAGGTCCATAACCCCCTACGCTATTAAAACCCGCGGCGGCCGCTGCTGCGTCGCCGCCTATTGCCACGCCAGCGGGGCGAAGCGCGAATTCCGCCTCGAGCGGCTGCGCCTCGCGGCCGACGAGGACTAG